Proteins encoded within one genomic window of Pseudorasbora parva isolate DD20220531a chromosome 3, ASM2467924v1, whole genome shotgun sequence:
- the LOC137071899 gene encoding C-X-C motif chemokine 11: MSRTIFLLSLIFLICMAFTEGQRMFISNRCLCTRTYDSLRHKNIKEWKVHKPSAFCDTTEIVVTLKKPRHKVCLNPNSQQGKRLQMN; encoded by the exons ATGAGCCGGACAATCTTTCTCCTGTCCTTAATCTTCCTGATCTGCATGGCTTTCACTGAGG GCCAACGGATGTTCATAAGCAACCGATGCCTGTGTACCAGAACATATGACAGCCTGCGGCATAAAAACATCAAGGAGTGGAAAGTGCACAAACCAAGTGCATTCTGTGACACCACCGAGATTGT TGTGACTTTGAAGAAACCCCGTCATAAAGTCTGCTTGAATCCTAATTCACAACAAGGAAAACGACTACAAATGAATTAA